Sequence from the Maribacter algicola genome:
TCGGCCATGTCCAAACGTTTCTCCTTGGAAAACATGCCAGGTGCCATCGCAGATAATTTCTACACGATGTTCTGGAACGGAGGAGGTAGAACCGTTCCATATTATCACAATATGATCGGTATTTTAACCGAAACCGGCCATACCACCCCTACGCCTAGGTTTTACGACCCAGAAAAATTACCCAAAACCGTTGCGGGAACAACCCCTACCGATGGCACGGACATCATGTATCCAGACCCTTGGAAGGGTGGGGAGTCCCACTTTAGGGATGCCGTAGATTATATGTTGACGGCTACTTGGGCCACGCTGGACTTAGCTGCGGACAGAAAAAGCAATTATCTATACAACATCTATAAAATGGGTGCTTCGGCCATTGAAAAGGCCAAGACAGAAGGCCCTTATGCCTATGTCATTGGAACCGACCAATGGGATCATTTTGAAGCGGTCAACTTGGTGAACGTCCTACTTAAGGGTGGGATTGAAATCCAAAAGGCTACCAAAAATTTTACCATCGGCGATAAGAAATATGAAAAGGGCTCGTATATTATTTACGGGGGACAGGCCTTTAGGCCTTATTTGTTGGACTTGATGGAAAAACAAAACTACCCTACCCGCTTCCAATATCCAGGTGGACCACCGGACACCCCATACGATTTGGCAGGTTGGACTTTGCCCATGCAAATGGGTGTGACCGTGGACAAAATCAAGGATTCTTTTGAAGCTTCCACGGAAAAAGTAGCCGATAGGGCAACTTATAAGGAGGGCGATGTGGATGGTAAGGGTTCCTTTGGTTTTGCGTTCAGTGCAAACAGTAATGCCTCTGTTGTGGCCACCAACAAAATATTAAAAGCCGGGGGCACGGCCTATAAGACCAAGGAGGAATTAAAGATTGGTAAAGCGACCTTGCCGGCAGGATCGTATATTGTCTCGGGAGGAACTGCATCGGTTGAGGAAATGGCTGCAAAGTATGGTCTGGAAGTTATCGGGATTTCTGAAAAACCGGAAATCGGATTGACAAAAATCCACCTACCTAAAATCGGACTTTACAAATCATGGGTAGCCAACATGGATGAGGGTTGGACACGATTTGTTATGGATGAATATGAATTTGAAATGGATACCTTACACGATAGGGATATCCAAACAGCCGACCTATCCCAATATGACGCGCTGATCATTCCTTCTCAAAGACCTGGTTCTATTTTACACGGACATTCCAATTTGGAAATGCCGGAAAAGTTTACGGGCGGTATCGGTTTGGAAGGCACGGTCGCTCTTAGTAAATATGTAAAGAACGGGGGCACCTTGTTGGCCTTTGACGAAGCGAGCAATTATGTCATCGAACAGTTTGGATTACCGCTTAAGGACGCTACAGCAGGTGCGGACAGTAAGGATTTCTTTATTCCCGGATCTTTGATTAAAACAAGCATAGACACCAAACACCCCTTGGCATTCGGCATGCAGGATACGGTGTCCGTTTCCTTTAATAAAAGCAGGGCGTTTACCATAGACAAGCAAAGTAAAAAAGGAGAAGGTGGCGAGGAAAAAATTGCCGATGCCCCAGCCCCAAATGTTGAGGTAATAGCGACCTATGCATCCAAGAACCTGTTGATGAGCGGTTGGGCCATGGGCGAGGAAAAATACATCGCTAAAAAACCGGCCATGGTGAAAGTAGGCTATGGTGACGGCAATGTAATTTTGTTCGCATTCAGGCCCCAATTCCGTGCGCAACCCAGGGGCACCTATAAGCTTATTTTCAATGCCTTGTACGAGGGAGCATCAGAATAGGCAACACTATAAAAATTAACTTTAAAGGCCTGTCGATATTTCGACAGGCTTTTTTATAGCTGAATTCCGATTTGATTTATGTAATCTTGAATTTGGGGTTTGGAATTTTATAATTGGATTTTCTATATTCTATCCCACCATAATTAAGAGCGCCCCTAGTGCGGTAAGCACCAAAATCATTTTACGGAAAAACTCCTCATTGATCAATTTAATAATGCGAATCCCAACAAAGAAACCCAGGAATATGCCGGGCAAAAGTTTTACATTGAGTATCAGGGATTCCCACGTAATGGTTTTCCAGACAAAAAAGTGAAAGGGCAACTTTAAAACATTAACGATCAAAAACAACCAAGCTGCCGTCCCTATAAAATGATTTTTGGGCAGGCGCATCGCCAAAAAATAAATATTGGAAAAGGCTCCCGCCAAATTCCCTACCATGGTGGTGATACCGGCCAGGGTGCCAATAGTGCCTGAAAAGGTCCAATGGGTGGGAACCGTCTTCACTTTTTTCCGATCCCACCAATACATCATAATTACGGTGATGATGATAATGATCGCCATGCCAATCCTAAACAGGTTTTCGGGAAGGTCCTTACCTAATATAACCCCAATAAGCAGTCCAAATACCATCCATGGCAATACCTTGAAGACATAACTCCATTGGGTATGCCGGTTGTAGTAGATGACCGCGAAAATATCGGCCAAAATAAGGAGCGGTACTACCATACCCGTGGATTCCTTGGCCCCAAAAGCCAAGGCCATAAAGGTAACATTGATGACCGCGATTCCCTTAATCCCTGCCTTGGACATGCCTATTACAAAGGCGGCAAGCGTGGCCAAAATCCAAGACGTTAAAGAGATTTCCATGGTTTATCGGGCAAATCACAAAAGTATCTTAAATTATTTTATCTTTAGTAGCTAACTAACAACCAAACTATGGAATTAAGCACCCTCGACTACAGTTTTATAGTGGTCTTCTTCTCTATCGTTTTAGGAATAGGAATTTATGTTTCAAAGAAATCAGGAAAGGATTCCTCGGAGTTTTTTCTTTCTGGGCGGACCATGCCTTGGTGGTTACTTGGTTTGTCCATGGTAGCCACGACCTTTTCAACAGATACCCCAAACCTGGTTACGGACATCGTCCGTACCAACGGTGTTTCGGGAAACTGGGTCTGGTGGTGTTTCCTGATTACGGGAATGCTTACGGTTTTTGTGTATGCCAAATTATGGCGTAAATCCAATGTAAATACTGATTTGGAATTTTATGAAATGCGGTATGGAGGGAAACCTGCAAGCTTTTTACGAAAGTTCAGGGCCATCTATCTTGGCGCGCTGTTCAATATCATCACTATGGCCTCCGTGACCTTGGCGGCCATTAAGATCGGCGGTATCATGCTAGGACTGGAACCTTGGGAAACCGTTGTGGGCGCAGGCTTGATTACCGTAATATTCAGTGCCCTTGGAGGATTTAAGGGTGTGGTTTATACCGATTTTCTCCTATTTTTCGTTGCCATGTCCGGTGCTATTGGAGCAGCCTATTATTTGGTGAACATACCAGAAGTTGGAGGGGTGGCTGCTTTGATGCAGAACGAAAACGTAGTGGACAAGCTGAATATCCTACCGGATTTTGATAATACCCAAGTCCTGATTACCCTGTTCATAATACCCATTGCCGTGCAGTGGTGGAGTTCTTGGTATCCTGGTGCTGAACCCGGTGGTGGTGGGTACATTGCCCAAAGAATGTTGGCGGCCAAGGATGAAAACCATGCCATAGGAGCAACTTTCTTTTTTAATATCATGCATTATGCCTTACGCCCTTGGCCCTGGATTTTGGTGGCCCTGGCATCCTTGGTGGTATATCCCGATATTGCGAGTATTGCGGAGGCATTTCCCAACATGGACGAAAGCAAACTGGGCCATGACCTGGCCTATTCCGCTATGCTGACCAAACTACCAAGTGGTCTTTTGGGCGTGGTTTTGGCATCGTTGATCGCGGCCTATATGAGTACCATTTCCACACAGTTGAATTGGGGTTCCTCCTATATCGTTTTTGACTTTTACAAACGACAGATAAATCCCGATGCTACCGAAAAGCAAATGGTGGCCGTTGGAAGAATTTCTACGGTAGTCTTAATGGTAGTAAGTGCCCTTTTTGCATTGACCCTTCAAAACGCTTTTGAAGTGTTTGATCTTTTGATTCAGTTTGGTGCAGGAACGGGGCTCGTTTTTATCCTTCGATGGTTTTGGTGGCGTATCAATGCATGGAGTGAGATTACGGCCATGTTCGCCTCTGGAATTTTGGTCATTTTGTTGGCGAAAACCAGTTTGGGCGATATGTTTTTCGCACCCGAAACAGGTATATTCCCAGAATGGGCCAACTACCCTTTTATAGTAGTGGTCACCACAGCTATCTGGCTTTTGGTCACCTTTTTGACACCCCCTGAATCCGATGCTACCTTACGGTCTTTTTACAAGAAAATACAACCGGGTGGACCAGGTTGGAAGAAAGTGGTTTCCAAATCCAAAGCTGAAAACGTGGAAATAGTGAAAGCTGGTGAAAAATGGAGCGTTCCGCAAGGTATTACCGCTATGCTGTTGGGCATCGCCTTAATCTATTCTATTATGTTCGCCACCGGATATTGGATCTATGGTAGGACTCCTAGTGCCCTCATCTTAACGGGAGTTGCCTTGGTTACGGGTTTCCTTTTGATAAAGGCATGGAATAGGATGAAAGACAATATCCTTTAAACCGGGGAAATGAAAAATAGAATTCTTTCGGTCGATATTTTTAGGGGAGCGACTATCTTATTGATGGTCCTGGTGAATACCCCGGGAACGTGGTCCAATGTATATGCTCCATTTTTGCATGCTCAATGGCACGGCTATACCCCAACTGATTTGGTATTTCCTTTCTTTCTGTTTATCGTTGGGACCTCTATCGTTTTTTCCTATAAAAACAAGGAAGTGAATTCCAACACGTACAAGAAGATCATCGTCCGGACCTTAAAACTAATTGGACTGGGATTATTTCTTGGTGCCTTCTTGATTAAATTTCCATTTTTCAAGGCATGGGAGAACATCCGTTTTCCCGGCGTACTACAGCGAATTGGCGTAGTCTTCTTTTTTACTTCCATTCTGTTCATCAACTTTAAATGGAAAACTTTAATGGGCATTGCCATTGCACTATTGATCGGTTATTGGCTGATGATGACCTTGATACCCGTTGAAGGTCTTGCCTCTACTTTGGAGCGTGCGCCCAACAATTTTGCAAATTGGCTGGATGTACAGGTTTTTGGTTCACATAATTACAAACCGGATTATGACCCAGAAGGACTATTAAGTACAATCCCATCAATTGTAAGTTCCTTATTGGGAATTTTTACAGGGATGATCCTGATTTCGAAACAGGAAAGAAAAGCCACTATTTTAATGGGTATTGGCGGAAGTTTGTTGATTATTGGTCATTTATGGGATTTGGTTTTCCCAATAAACAAAGCCTTATGGACCAGTAGTTTTGTGCTGGTCACCGCAGGTTGGGCCAATTTGATTTTGGCATTGATCTATTATTTGACCGATGTTAAACAAATCAAGTTTGGCAG
This genomic interval carries:
- a CDS encoding M14 family metallopeptidase → MSSKSTGYKVMIMTAVVILSCLFQTMAQNVPSPKDVYGFRVGDDYKLADYAQIEDYLGKLAAASNRVKMQEIGTTVLGRKMYILFISSEENLASLDKWKDISAKLARVSVSDEEALQLSESGKAVVWVDGGMHSTELAHGQMTSELAYTLATSETTEMKKIRENVVTILMPVMNPDGLDIVVDWYRKNMGTPYETSRPPILYHYYMGHDNNRDWFMNTMPETYNVTKILYNEWYPQIVYNHHQSSPSWTKISIPPYADPVNPKIHPAVTAGVSEVGSAMSKRFSLENMPGAIADNFYTMFWNGGGRTVPYYHNMIGILTETGHTTPTPRFYDPEKLPKTVAGTTPTDGTDIMYPDPWKGGESHFRDAVDYMLTATWATLDLAADRKSNYLYNIYKMGASAIEKAKTEGPYAYVIGTDQWDHFEAVNLVNVLLKGGIEIQKATKNFTIGDKKYEKGSYIIYGGQAFRPYLLDLMEKQNYPTRFQYPGGPPDTPYDLAGWTLPMQMGVTVDKIKDSFEASTEKVADRATYKEGDVDGKGSFGFAFSANSNASVVATNKILKAGGTAYKTKEELKIGKATLPAGSYIVSGGTASVEEMAAKYGLEVIGISEKPEIGLTKIHLPKIGLYKSWVANMDEGWTRFVMDEYEFEMDTLHDRDIQTADLSQYDALIIPSQRPGSILHGHSNLEMPEKFTGGIGLEGTVALSKYVKNGGTLLAFDEASNYVIEQFGLPLKDATAGADSKDFFIPGSLIKTSIDTKHPLAFGMQDTVSVSFNKSRAFTIDKQSKKGEGGEEKIADAPAPNVEVIATYASKNLLMSGWAMGEEKYIAKKPAMVKVGYGDGNVILFAFRPQFRAQPRGTYKLIFNALYEGASE
- a CDS encoding sulfite exporter TauE/SafE family protein, with protein sequence MEISLTSWILATLAAFVIGMSKAGIKGIAVINVTFMALAFGAKESTGMVVPLLILADIFAVIYYNRHTQWSYVFKVLPWMVFGLLIGVILGKDLPENLFRIGMAIIIIITVIMMYWWDRKKVKTVPTHWTFSGTIGTLAGITTMVGNLAGAFSNIYFLAMRLPKNHFIGTAAWLFLIVNVLKLPFHFFVWKTITWESLILNVKLLPGIFLGFFVGIRIIKLINEEFFRKMILVLTALGALLIMVG
- a CDS encoding sodium:solute symporter family protein — its product is MELSTLDYSFIVVFFSIVLGIGIYVSKKSGKDSSEFFLSGRTMPWWLLGLSMVATTFSTDTPNLVTDIVRTNGVSGNWVWWCFLITGMLTVFVYAKLWRKSNVNTDLEFYEMRYGGKPASFLRKFRAIYLGALFNIITMASVTLAAIKIGGIMLGLEPWETVVGAGLITVIFSALGGFKGVVYTDFLLFFVAMSGAIGAAYYLVNIPEVGGVAALMQNENVVDKLNILPDFDNTQVLITLFIIPIAVQWWSSWYPGAEPGGGGYIAQRMLAAKDENHAIGATFFFNIMHYALRPWPWILVALASLVVYPDIASIAEAFPNMDESKLGHDLAYSAMLTKLPSGLLGVVLASLIAAYMSTISTQLNWGSSYIVFDFYKRQINPDATEKQMVAVGRISTVVLMVVSALFALTLQNAFEVFDLLIQFGAGTGLVFILRWFWWRINAWSEITAMFASGILVILLAKTSLGDMFFAPETGIFPEWANYPFIVVVTTAIWLLVTFLTPPESDATLRSFYKKIQPGGPGWKKVVSKSKAENVEIVKAGEKWSVPQGITAMLLGIALIYSIMFATGYWIYGRTPSALILTGVALVTGFLLIKAWNRMKDNIL
- a CDS encoding acyltransferase family protein — its product is MKNRILSVDIFRGATILLMVLVNTPGTWSNVYAPFLHAQWHGYTPTDLVFPFFLFIVGTSIVFSYKNKEVNSNTYKKIIVRTLKLIGLGLFLGAFLIKFPFFKAWENIRFPGVLQRIGVVFFFTSILFINFKWKTLMGIAIALLIGYWLMMTLIPVEGLASTLERAPNNFANWLDVQVFGSHNYKPDYDPEGLLSTIPSIVSSLLGIFTGMILISKQERKATILMGIGGSLLIIGHLWDLVFPINKALWTSSFVLVTAGWANLILALIYYLTDVKQIKFGSIFRYAGANAIIIYFLSSFIAKVMGQIQVDETSLHGWLFQKIYVHDAISLEMSSLLYGLTVLAFYALLGYILYQRKIFIKV